One window from the genome of Spiractinospora alimapuensis encodes:
- a CDS encoding thiomuracin/GE37468 family thiazolyl RiPP peptide, whose translation MPNPKPNGSVSDKLEFDLSSVPVDVFDLADRGLTLETLTEGHGLPENGASSICNEAKCACSSPAC comes from the coding sequence GTGCCCAACCCCAAACCGAACGGATCCGTCTCAGACAAACTCGAGTTCGACCTGAGCTCGGTCCCTGTCGATGTTTTCGACCTCGCGGACCGCGGCCTCACCCTCGAGACCCTGACCGAAGGCCACGGACTTCCAGAGAACGGTGCCTCCTCAATCTGCAACGAAGCGAAGTGCGCATGCAGCAGCCCGGCATGCTGA
- a CDS encoding cupin domain-containing protein — translation MSFDPTRIAAYTADDARLWSWTDEDEGTHVGYIADHEEGVSMGMAFVRFRRGVRFEFTWPYDEVSVVTKGSLTIHTGGRRITAREGEILNQPRGVPGTFEIEEDLEMICVHYPTFAKAQGLTLAEYKADTDTDTDHESSAPVVAPRGPEAGGGFFDPTTMQVFSISDVPQWITLDANHGAYVGYLADKAEGSPMGMAYSDFRRGGVFEFDFPYDEVAAVTQGAFTVRSEGRVFRVRAGEMLYMPKGVSAVFEIEEDTVAVGLHYPTYEDGFGTPPHQA, via the coding sequence ATGAGCTTCGACCCCACCCGAATCGCCGCCTACACCGCTGATGACGCGAGACTGTGGAGCTGGACCGACGAAGACGAGGGCACGCATGTCGGCTACATCGCCGACCATGAGGAAGGCGTCTCGATGGGCATGGCCTTCGTCCGGTTCCGAAGGGGGGTGCGCTTCGAGTTCACCTGGCCCTATGACGAGGTCAGTGTAGTGACCAAGGGCAGCCTGACGATTCACACCGGCGGACGAAGGATCACGGCACGGGAAGGCGAGATCCTGAACCAGCCACGCGGCGTCCCCGGGACCTTCGAGATCGAGGAGGACCTGGAGATGATCTGCGTGCACTACCCCACGTTCGCCAAAGCGCAGGGCCTGACGCTGGCGGAGTACAAAGCGGACACCGACACCGACACCGACCATGAATCGTCCGCGCCCGTCGTCGCCCCCCGTGGCCCGGAGGCGGGCGGCGGGTTCTTCGATCCTACGACGATGCAGGTCTTCTCTATCTCCGACGTGCCCCAGTGGATCACCTTGGACGCCAACCACGGCGCGTACGTCGGCTACCTCGCGGACAAGGCCGAGGGATCGCCTATGGGCATGGCCTACTCGGACTTCCGTCGGGGTGGCGTCTTCGAGTTCGACTTCCCCTACGACGAGGTCGCCGCGGTGACCCAGGGCGCGTTCACCGTGCGCAGTGAGGGCCGCGTCTTTCGGGTGCGGGCCGGGGAGATGCTCTACATGCCCAAGGGTGTCTCCGCCGTCTTCGAGATCGAGGAGGACACGGTGGCCGTCGGCCTGCACTACCCGACCTACGAGGACGGGTTCGGCACGCCACCCCACCAGGCCTGA
- a CDS encoding nuclear transport factor 2 family protein — MDHATERVFRQMLGLFVAKDMDGMADLWAPDGTAAFPFAEAGAPTLLEGREAVRDYLVRYPDVYDTTGVSVARVHRTEDPETIIVELSSEGRAVRTGAAYRMDYVQVVTVQDGMIAEIRDYWSPVQVARAGGALEELRKGLEA, encoded by the coding sequence ATGGATCACGCAACCGAACGAGTGTTCCGGCAGATGCTGGGACTGTTCGTGGCCAAGGACATGGACGGTATGGCCGATTTGTGGGCACCGGACGGGACGGCGGCGTTCCCGTTCGCCGAAGCCGGGGCACCGACGCTGCTGGAGGGACGCGAAGCCGTCCGTGACTATCTCGTCAGATATCCCGACGTGTACGACACAACCGGTGTTTCGGTGGCGCGGGTGCACCGCACCGAGGACCCGGAGACCATCATCGTCGAGCTGAGCTCCGAGGGCCGGGCCGTGCGCACGGGCGCCGCCTACCGGATGGACTACGTCCAGGTGGTCACGGTCCAAGACGGCATGATCGCGGAAATCCGCGACTACTGGAGCCCCGTGCAGGTGGCACGCGCCGGCGGCGCTCTGGAGGAGCTGCGGAAAGGACTCGAAGCATGA
- a CDS encoding NADPH-dependent FMN reductase — protein sequence MPTDNPLNIAVIIGSTRTDRFCPTPAKWIAKRARQRGDLNVDVIDLKDAALPEILAGDDENAPTPAPVKALQPRLAEADAFIVVTPVYNRGYPASLKNAIDWYFEEWSAKPVGFVSYGGIGGGLSAVEQLRAVFNEVHAATIRNTISFDNYWDRFDDNGETTDGVSLEGAAKSFMDQLNWWAYALRDARNQRPFTP from the coding sequence ATGCCCACTGACAATCCCCTGAACATCGCCGTGATCATCGGCAGCACCCGAACGGACCGCTTCTGCCCCACTCCGGCGAAGTGGATCGCCAAACGCGCCCGACAGCGCGGTGACCTCAACGTCGACGTGATCGACCTGAAAGACGCCGCGCTGCCGGAGATCCTGGCCGGGGACGACGAGAACGCTCCCACACCCGCCCCGGTCAAGGCACTCCAACCCCGACTCGCCGAGGCCGACGCCTTCATCGTGGTCACGCCCGTCTACAACCGCGGATACCCCGCGTCACTGAAGAACGCCATCGACTGGTACTTCGAAGAGTGGAGCGCCAAGCCCGTCGGTTTCGTGTCCTACGGCGGAATCGGCGGCGGCCTGTCCGCCGTCGAGCAGCTGCGTGCGGTGTTCAACGAGGTGCACGCGGCCACCATCCGCAACACCATCAGCTTCGACAACTACTGGGACCGCTTCGATGACAACGGCGAGACCACCGACGGCGTGTCGCTCGAGGGCGCGGCCAAGTCGTTCATGGATCAATTGAACTGGTGGGCCTACGCACTGCGCGACGCCCGGAACCAACGCCCCTTCACCCCGTAG
- a CDS encoding response regulator transcription factor, with product MIRVVLVEDMRMIRAALVSLLRLEPDIEVVAELDSGDGILPAVREHRPDVAVLDIDLPGTDGLTAAAQVHERYPQTRTLILTALGRPANLRCALEVKASGFLLKDAPPEELAAGIRGVHAGRRVVDPQLAVEALESEESPLTTRELDVLRLTAEGSDVSEVAGHLFLTVGTVRNYLTSVATKLNARNRVDAVRIAREYDLI from the coding sequence ATGATCCGAGTGGTCCTCGTCGAGGACATGCGTATGATCCGCGCCGCGTTGGTCTCCTTGCTCAGGCTGGAGCCTGACATCGAGGTCGTCGCGGAGCTGGACTCCGGCGACGGAATCCTGCCCGCCGTGCGTGAGCACCGACCCGATGTCGCGGTGCTCGACATCGACCTGCCCGGAACCGACGGTCTCACCGCCGCCGCCCAGGTACACGAGCGATATCCACAGACCCGCACGCTGATCCTCACCGCCCTCGGCCGCCCCGCGAACCTACGGTGCGCGCTCGAGGTGAAGGCCAGCGGTTTCCTACTGAAGGACGCGCCGCCCGAGGAACTGGCCGCCGGGATCCGTGGGGTACACGCGGGCCGACGCGTCGTGGATCCCCAGCTCGCGGTGGAGGCACTGGAGAGCGAAGAGTCGCCCCTGACAACGCGCGAACTGGACGTGTTGCGGCTCACCGCCGAAGGCAGCGACGTCTCCGAGGTCGCCGGCCACCTCTTCCTCACCGTGGGTACGGTGCGCAACTACCTCACCTCGGTGGCGACGAAGCTCAACGCCCGTAACCGCGTGGACGCCGTACGCATCGCCCGCGAGTACGACTTGATCTGA
- a CDS encoding NmrA family NAD(P)-binding protein translates to MTILITGGTGNTGRPITDSLRSRGADVRVAARRPGPNGVPFDWTDHATHARALAGANVVYLVPPPMNLNPMPAAGPFLEAARAAGVRRVVLLSSLLPVHDDAEAAELTETVRSFPEWAVLLPSGFMQNFTGAHPLAAGIREHGEIRSATGTGKVGWIDAADIASAAAEVLTAPGPVAGEHVLTGPEPLGYSEAAAIIAEVAGRPVRHISAPVSELLQRNAEAGIPEPFAAMLAEGETAIAKGHAARVTDTVHRLTGRPPRSFADFVRARPKEWSAA, encoded by the coding sequence ATGACGATCCTCATCACTGGAGGTACCGGTAATACTGGCCGTCCGATCACCGATTCTCTGCGCTCCCGAGGCGCCGACGTGCGCGTGGCCGCACGCCGACCCGGGCCGAACGGCGTGCCCTTCGACTGGACGGACCACGCGACACACGCGCGGGCGCTGGCCGGGGCGAACGTGGTGTACCTCGTGCCACCACCAATGAATCTGAACCCCATGCCGGCGGCCGGTCCGTTCCTGGAGGCCGCGCGTGCTGCCGGGGTACGGCGCGTGGTGCTCCTCAGCTCCCTGCTGCCGGTGCACGACGACGCGGAGGCCGCCGAGCTGACCGAAACCGTGCGGTCGTTCCCTGAATGGGCGGTGCTGCTTCCGTCGGGATTCATGCAGAACTTCACCGGGGCGCACCCTCTGGCCGCGGGCATCCGGGAACACGGCGAGATCCGTTCGGCGACCGGGACGGGGAAGGTCGGATGGATCGACGCGGCCGACATCGCCTCGGCCGCTGCTGAGGTGCTGACCGCACCGGGGCCGGTCGCCGGTGAGCACGTGCTCACCGGACCGGAGCCCTTGGGGTACTCAGAGGCGGCGGCGATCATCGCCGAGGTTGCCGGGCGGCCCGTGCGCCACATCTCCGCCCCGGTGTCCGAGTTGCTCCAACGCAACGCAGAGGCGGGCATTCCCGAACCTTTCGCCGCCATGCTCGCCGAGGGGGAAACCGCCATCGCCAAGGGCCACGCGGCCCGCGTCACCGACACCGTCCACCGGCTGACCGGCCGCCCGCCCCGCTCCTTCGCCGACTTCGTCCGCGCACGCCCGAAGGAGTGGTCCGCGGCGTAA
- a CDS encoding helix-turn-helix transcriptional regulator — translation MDKRELGGFLRARRESLRPADVGLPELAGRRARRTPGLRREEVADLAGVSVDYYERLEQARARSPSPQVIDAIGRTLRLSEVERSHLSRLAGHALPVRPGPAEQVPRDVLTLLDRLGPVAAYICDARHDILAWNDLAEAVITDFGALPAAERNVLRLAMSLGETLCAAPPEAAGGFEEQAAAQSREALTRRPHDSALRQLVGDFAERSPGFAAQWRRHDVRPRASLRKRVTHSELGMLDLDCQTLAVPGTDLRVVMLSAQPGTLDHDKLTRLQLRLTLPATSSHG, via the coding sequence GTGGACAAGCGTGAGCTCGGCGGGTTCCTACGCGCCCGCCGCGAATCCCTGCGCCCGGCCGATGTCGGCCTTCCTGAACTCGCGGGCCGGCGTGCACGACGCACGCCGGGGCTGCGGCGGGAGGAGGTCGCCGACCTCGCCGGGGTTTCGGTGGACTACTACGAACGGTTGGAACAGGCTCGGGCGCGGAGCCCGTCGCCGCAGGTGATTGACGCGATCGGGCGTACCCTGAGGCTGTCGGAGGTGGAACGGTCGCACCTGTCCCGGCTCGCCGGGCACGCGCTACCCGTACGACCCGGCCCGGCGGAACAGGTCCCGCGGGACGTGCTCACTCTCCTGGACCGGCTCGGCCCGGTCGCCGCCTACATCTGTGACGCCCGCCATGACATCCTGGCCTGGAACGACCTGGCGGAGGCGGTCATCACGGACTTCGGTGCGCTGCCCGCAGCCGAGCGCAACGTTCTGCGGCTGGCCATGAGCCTGGGCGAGACACTGTGCGCGGCTCCCCCGGAGGCGGCCGGCGGGTTCGAGGAACAGGCGGCGGCGCAGTCGCGAGAGGCGTTGACCCGCCGCCCACACGATTCCGCGTTGCGGCAGTTGGTCGGCGACTTCGCCGAGAGGTCACCCGGGTTCGCGGCGCAATGGCGGCGGCACGACGTCCGCCCGCGCGCGTCGCTGCGCAAACGCGTCACCCACAGCGAACTGGGCATGCTCGACCTCGACTGCCAGACCCTCGCCGTACCGGGCACAGACCTGCGCGTCGTCATGTTGAGCGCGCAACCGGGCACCCTCGACCATGACAAGCTCACCCGCCTGCAACTCCGCCTCACCCTTCCGGCAACCTCATCACACGGATAG
- a CDS encoding cytochrome P450 — protein sequence MRLTRDIARQVKRPPSLPYPRIVQTALWFRDPKGVLTRCQERFGDVFRVEMAHQGTWVFLSGPEDVKSVFTAPADQVHAGEGNAMVRPVLGENSILLLDESAHLEQRRLMLPSFHGARTRKYADQMTEIAATEIDGWPRARPHRVRASMQAMTMDYILHVVFGVTDAEWLEPLREKLNRLLTIGADPKHALFLLAFGPDRLERFPPFRREMREIDRLIYGEIARRSNAPDLADREDVLSMLLRAQHEDGAPMTRRALRDELVTLLVAGHETTASALVSAVRELVLHPDALARLTDDVRSGSDVYLKAVIHETLRLRPVISMIPRTLKRPMELGGYRIPAGVRVAPAIYLLHRRPDLYPEPDRFLPERFLGGPPDPYTWIPFGGGVRRCLGRAFAQLEMETVLRELVRRVDLHPVPPGQAARGGGAVPTYDAEVVVT from the coding sequence ATGCGTCTGACGCGAGACATCGCCCGTCAGGTGAAACGTCCACCGAGTCTTCCGTATCCACGAATCGTGCAGACCGCCCTGTGGTTCCGTGACCCAAAGGGTGTGCTTACCCGGTGTCAGGAACGCTTTGGCGACGTGTTTCGTGTCGAAATGGCGCACCAGGGTACCTGGGTGTTCCTCAGTGGCCCAGAGGACGTCAAAAGCGTCTTCACCGCACCGGCGGACCAGGTCCACGCGGGCGAGGGGAACGCGATGGTGCGTCCCGTCCTCGGGGAGAACTCCATCCTGCTCTTGGACGAGTCCGCCCACCTGGAGCAGCGCCGGCTCATGCTTCCGTCCTTCCACGGAGCACGGACCAGGAAGTACGCCGACCAGATGACGGAGATCGCCGCTACGGAGATCGACGGATGGCCGCGTGCGCGTCCGCACCGGGTGCGGGCGAGCATGCAGGCGATGACGATGGACTACATACTCCACGTCGTGTTCGGTGTCACGGACGCGGAGTGGCTGGAACCACTGCGAGAGAAACTCAACCGGCTCCTCACCATCGGCGCCGACCCGAAGCACGCCCTGTTCCTGCTCGCGTTCGGACCGGACCGGCTCGAGCGGTTCCCCCCATTCCGGCGCGAGATGCGTGAGATCGACCGACTGATCTACGGGGAGATCGCTCGACGGTCGAACGCGCCGGACCTCGCGGATCGGGAGGACGTCCTCTCGATGCTCCTCCGCGCACAGCATGAGGACGGCGCGCCGATGACGCGTCGCGCGTTGCGGGACGAGCTGGTGACACTACTGGTCGCGGGGCACGAGACCACCGCGTCGGCGCTGGTCTCGGCGGTTCGTGAGTTGGTCCTTCATCCCGACGCGCTCGCCCGCTTGACGGACGACGTGCGATCCGGTTCCGACGTCTACCTCAAAGCCGTGATCCACGAGACGCTGCGTCTGCGTCCAGTGATCTCCATGATCCCGCGCACGCTGAAACGACCGATGGAACTCGGTGGTTATCGGATTCCCGCCGGCGTCAGGGTGGCACCCGCGATCTACCTGCTGCACCGTCGGCCCGATCTCTACCCCGAGCCCGACCGCTTCCTACCGGAACGATTCCTGGGCGGGCCTCCCGATCCCTACACCTGGATTCCCTTCGGCGGGGGCGTTCGTCGGTGCCTCGGCCGCGCGTTCGCGCAGCTAGAGATGGAAACCGTGTTGCGCGAGCTGGTGCGCCGCGTGGACCTTCATCCCGTCCCGCCGGGGCAAGCGGCGCGTGGCGGCGGAGCCGTGCCGACCTACGACGCCGAAGTGGTCGTCACCTGA
- a CDS encoding lantibiotic dehydratase, with translation MAAEISSLTLPGGTRVGAPPVVRVAGLPVRVLRGLRFERSFTALNEIAEHHHRLESEARQLADALYDVIGTLPDGPPKPHMVGLRRALHRPRAPRETEWNPIVARALPLDLADHVRRWISDFLEAPGEIERLQEVFAAEREERLDSLRAAARHPNLRRGLAQASPSLSAEVSAWLGGAPRAPRFRAQVALASYVARASAKTSPYSTFMVSGLGEWSADGPAVRIVDRPRVRAVVELDGAFVQGLVRSLSTDPELRRSLPLRLNPSATFTGDRVSFVGPRPDEAIMTMPATAALRACAGILERGTACPRANLRDALTRLGNAPGADVEAFLDGLVELGLLEVVPPTPDLAKAPLDALARWLAETRDARLTPLATLIGELHDEAGRDVPVDDLAGHGQRQRHLTRLLDRVATHVALPTKVDARTAKWAFHESSVHVQPATACAVTRWHPALKDLDAVRRWLALFDPSLPLKLAFAEFFRERFGPGTAVPFLAAHRALHQELRHGDDGGRTPAAREVVRLMHARTQLLRPLTGSQLPRLRELAHLQDAARDAVLSTDVRDGVVHVDPTEMVAWATIWPRWVETSPSVACYLQATNRERDPSLVLNAMHNGHGRGRSRVAHLVDRAGGIPPADRQPSAPAAGPLMAELSGQFGSTVNVRTAAVSHELDYPFTSSTRPDSERIRLGDCVVVHDDSVGLLRLRSESREVGVVPLHVGMMGDLFLPSAAQFLTQVFGHSFYTYPHVALVADNELTTPESVTAYRRVAVGSVVLRRACWVAPADQVPRRPSGESDTQYWLRLLRWLRTHRVPTQCFVRVWASAPGSDGSRHTDPDWLWGKGHKPFYVDFANWFLVAAFERMVGGTSAMAVFEEALPAPDQASAPEADPAVTEFLVELSDPGS, from the coding sequence ATGGCCGCCGAGATCTCATCGCTGACCCTGCCCGGCGGTACGCGTGTGGGGGCACCCCCGGTCGTCCGCGTGGCCGGTCTTCCCGTACGGGTTCTGCGGGGGCTTCGGTTCGAACGTTCGTTCACAGCCCTCAACGAGATCGCGGAGCACCATCACCGGCTGGAGTCGGAGGCCCGACAACTCGCGGACGCTCTCTACGACGTCATCGGCACCCTGCCGGACGGTCCACCGAAACCACATATGGTCGGTCTCCGGAGGGCTCTGCACAGACCGCGTGCCCCACGGGAGACCGAATGGAACCCCATCGTGGCGCGCGCTCTCCCCCTCGACCTCGCCGATCACGTCCGTCGGTGGATCAGTGACTTCCTTGAAGCGCCCGGTGAGATCGAGCGACTTCAGGAGGTGTTCGCCGCCGAGCGTGAGGAGAGACTCGACTCGCTCCGCGCCGCGGCGCGACACCCGAACCTACGCCGCGGTCTCGCGCAGGCGAGCCCTTCACTGTCCGCGGAGGTCTCCGCCTGGTTGGGCGGGGCACCCCGCGCTCCGCGCTTTCGCGCGCAGGTCGCGCTGGCTTCGTACGTCGCGCGGGCGTCGGCCAAGACCAGCCCGTACAGCACCTTCATGGTCAGCGGACTCGGCGAGTGGAGCGCCGACGGACCAGCGGTGCGAATAGTGGACCGGCCACGGGTGCGTGCTGTGGTCGAACTGGACGGGGCGTTCGTCCAAGGACTGGTCCGAAGCCTGTCCACCGATCCGGAGCTCAGGCGTTCGCTACCGCTGCGCCTCAACCCGAGCGCGACGTTCACCGGCGACCGGGTGAGCTTCGTCGGGCCGCGCCCGGACGAGGCCATCATGACGATGCCCGCGACCGCCGCCCTCCGTGCGTGCGCCGGGATCCTCGAACGTGGTACCGCGTGTCCCCGGGCGAACCTGCGCGACGCGCTGACGCGCCTGGGGAACGCCCCTGGTGCCGACGTCGAAGCGTTTCTGGACGGGCTAGTCGAGCTGGGGCTGTTGGAGGTGGTACCGCCCACACCGGACCTCGCGAAGGCCCCCCTCGACGCACTGGCACGGTGGTTGGCCGAAACCCGCGACGCGCGGCTCACCCCTTTGGCCACCCTGATCGGGGAACTACACGACGAGGCCGGCCGCGACGTTCCGGTGGATGATCTCGCCGGGCACGGCCAGCGCCAGCGGCACCTGACGCGGCTCCTCGATCGCGTCGCCACGCACGTGGCGCTACCGACCAAGGTGGACGCACGGACGGCGAAGTGGGCGTTCCACGAAAGCTCCGTCCATGTCCAACCCGCGACGGCGTGCGCGGTCACTCGGTGGCACCCCGCCCTTAAGGACCTGGACGCGGTTCGCCGCTGGCTGGCTCTGTTCGACCCGTCCCTTCCCCTCAAGCTGGCCTTCGCGGAGTTCTTCCGCGAACGGTTCGGTCCCGGCACGGCCGTGCCTTTCCTGGCGGCGCACCGGGCCCTGCACCAGGAGTTGCGCCACGGCGACGACGGCGGTCGAACTCCCGCGGCACGGGAGGTCGTACGGCTGATGCACGCCCGGACCCAGCTCCTCCGGCCCCTGACCGGCAGTCAGCTTCCGCGGCTTCGCGAGTTGGCCCATCTCCAGGACGCCGCGCGGGACGCGGTTCTCTCCACCGACGTACGTGACGGCGTCGTTCACGTCGACCCGACGGAGATGGTCGCCTGGGCGACCATCTGGCCCCGGTGGGTCGAGACCTCGCCCTCCGTCGCCTGCTACCTACAGGCAACGAACAGGGAGCGGGATCCGTCACTCGTGCTCAACGCCATGCACAACGGCCACGGCCGGGGCAGGAGCCGCGTGGCACACCTCGTCGACCGAGCGGGGGGAATTCCGCCCGCCGACCGCCAGCCGTCGGCACCCGCCGCGGGCCCTCTGATGGCTGAACTGAGCGGTCAGTTCGGATCGACCGTCAACGTCCGGACCGCGGCGGTCTCACACGAGCTCGACTACCCCTTCACCTCGAGCACGCGCCCGGACTCGGAACGGATCCGCCTGGGCGACTGCGTCGTCGTTCACGACGACTCGGTCGGACTCCTCCGGCTGCGCAGCGAGAGCCGGGAGGTCGGTGTCGTGCCGCTCCACGTCGGCATGATGGGCGATCTCTTCCTTCCCTCGGCGGCCCAGTTCCTCACGCAGGTGTTCGGCCACAGCTTCTACACCTATCCCCACGTGGCGCTCGTCGCCGATAACGAGCTGACAACGCCGGAGTCCGTGACGGCCTACCGGCGCGTCGCCGTCGGCTCCGTCGTTCTCCGGCGAGCGTGCTGGGTGGCACCGGCGGACCAGGTTCCACGACGCCCGTCAGGAGAGTCCGACACCCAGTACTGGCTCCGTCTGTTGCGTTGGCTGCGAACCCACCGCGTGCCAACCCAGTGCTTCGTGCGGGTGTGGGCATCCGCTCCAGGCTCCGACGGCAGCAGACACACCGACCCGGACTGGCTGTGGGGCAAGGGCCACAAGCCCTTCTACGTGGACTTCGCCAACTGGTTCCTGGTCGCCGCTTTCGAGCGGATGGTGGGCGGCACATCCGCCATGGCGGTGTTCGAGGAGGCGTTGCCCGCTCCGGACCAGGCCAGCGCCCCGGAGGCCGACCCCGCCGTGACCGAGTTTCTCGTCGAACTCTCCGACCCAGGGAGCTGA